In Pedobacter heparinus DSM 2366, the following are encoded in one genomic region:
- a CDS encoding GH39 family glycosyl hydrolase, with amino-acid sequence MRALVLNLCTVLLGFFLCLSVQPVKAQVKRQIHADLKSVAGNKSTVFNECIGAGRANEGLRADWQQQLAMIQKDVHFKYIRFHGLLHDDMRIYSLDKTGKPVYNFQYVDRLYDFLLSINIRPFVEFGFMPPDMASGTKTIFWWKANVSKPKSYTQWDTLITKLVKHWQQRYGEEEVKKWYFEVWNEPDLKGFFDGTQADYFELYAHTVKAVKSVSRAYRVGGPATSATKWIAEFLSYCENNRLPVDFVSTHDYGTTSVLDEMGTKKQQLKSIRDTIAIDVKRVRATINTSAYKKAELHFTEWNTSPSSRDPIHDTYQNAAYILHVLKKAAANSNSMSYWTFTDIFEEAGPGPTPFHGGFGLINLQDIKKPGYHAYHFMKELGNTELKNEDESSYVCKSEQGVQALIWNYTHPLNGYSFNQDYFNKVQPPATNHDVRFSVANLRNSTYLLEEYRVGYGQNDPYTAYLKMGKPEQLSRAEVSRLKQVSSGAAFRKSTITVSGGKFEQLIRLSDNEIVFLKLIRHL; translated from the coding sequence ATGAGAGCCCTGGTTTTAAATCTATGCACCGTGTTGCTGGGGTTTTTCCTGTGTCTTTCTGTTCAGCCGGTAAAGGCACAGGTTAAACGTCAGATCCATGCCGACCTGAAATCGGTTGCCGGAAATAAAAGCACAGTATTTAATGAATGTATTGGTGCGGGAAGGGCAAACGAGGGCCTGCGGGCCGACTGGCAGCAGCAGCTAGCCATGATCCAGAAAGACGTACATTTTAAATACATCCGTTTTCACGGCCTTTTGCACGATGACATGCGGATTTATAGCCTGGATAAAACCGGTAAGCCGGTTTATAATTTTCAGTATGTAGACCGGTTATACGATTTTTTACTGAGCATCAACATCCGGCCTTTTGTCGAATTTGGCTTTATGCCGCCCGACATGGCATCGGGTACCAAAACCATTTTCTGGTGGAAAGCGAATGTGAGCAAACCCAAATCCTATACACAATGGGATACGCTGATTACCAAATTGGTGAAACATTGGCAGCAGCGTTATGGAGAAGAGGAAGTGAAAAAATGGTATTTTGAAGTATGGAACGAGCCTGACCTCAAGGGATTTTTTGATGGAACCCAGGCTGATTATTTCGAATTATATGCTCATACCGTTAAAGCAGTTAAAAGTGTTTCCAGGGCTTACCGTGTGGGTGGCCCTGCTACCTCGGCTACCAAGTGGATCGCTGAGTTTTTATCCTATTGTGAAAACAATAGATTACCTGTCGATTTTGTGAGTACACATGATTATGGTACAACTTCGGTACTGGACGAGATGGGAACCAAAAAACAACAACTGAAAAGCATCCGTGACACCATTGCCATTGATGTAAAGCGGGTAAGAGCCACCATTAATACATCGGCCTATAAAAAAGCAGAGCTGCACTTTACAGAATGGAACACTTCTCCATCGTCCAGAGACCCGATCCACGATACTTATCAAAACGCGGCGTATATTTTACACGTATTAAAAAAGGCTGCTGCCAATAGCAATTCCATGTCGTACTGGACCTTTACTGATATTTTTGAGGAAGCAGGCCCGGGCCCTACACCTTTTCATGGGGGGTTTGGACTGATCAATCTCCAGGATATCAAAAAACCGGGATATCATGCTTATCATTTCATGAAGGAGCTGGGTAATACAGAGCTAAAAAATGAGGATGAAAGCTCGTATGTCTGTAAATCTGAGCAAGGGGTACAGGCATTGATCTGGAATTACACCCATCCCTTAAATGGATACAGCTTTAACCAGGATTACTTTAATAAAGTACAGCCACCTGCAACCAACCATGATGTCCGGTTCAGTGTGGCCAATCTGAGGAATAGTACTTACCTGCTGGAAGAGTACAGGGTAGGTTACGGGCAAAATGATCCCTACACTGCTTACCTGAAAATGGGAAAGCCAGAACAATTAAGTAGGGCAGAAGTTAGCCGGTTAAAGCAGGTGTCGTCCGGAGCTGCATTCCGTAAAAGCACCATAACAGTAAGCGGTGGGAAATTTGAACAGCTTATCCGGCTTTCTGACAATGAAATCGTATTCCTGAAGCTGATCAGACACCTTTAA